From a single Cyclobacterium marinum DSM 745 genomic region:
- a CDS encoding MOSC domain-containing protein has translation MKVSQINIFPIKSLGGINFTDAIVETSGFQFDRNWMLVDENGKFLTQRTMPEMALFYTEIRENSLYVYHQSNPQNGIEIPYSQSSGKIIKSQVWNDPIEALHVSSEADTWFSAQLKISCQLLKMDLSNKRFIENKYKVNNEYVSFADSMPYLIIGEASLEDLNDRMEIPVPMNRFRPNIVFTGDKPFLEDSWDKIQIGEVFFQVTKPCARCVMTTIDQDTATKGKEPLKTLAKYRKVDGKILFGQNLIALNNGKISVGDEVKAL, from the coding sequence ATGAAAGTCTCTCAAATCAACATCTTCCCCATCAAATCCCTAGGAGGAATAAATTTTACAGATGCCATTGTAGAAACTTCAGGTTTCCAATTTGACAGAAATTGGATGCTGGTGGATGAAAACGGGAAATTCCTTACCCAACGAACCATGCCCGAAATGGCATTGTTTTATACAGAAATTCGAGAAAACAGCCTATATGTTTACCATCAATCTAATCCGCAAAACGGAATAGAAATTCCTTACAGTCAAAGCTCCGGTAAAATAATTAAAAGCCAAGTCTGGAATGACCCTATTGAAGCTTTACATGTGTCATCCGAAGCCGACACTTGGTTTTCCGCACAGCTTAAAATAAGTTGCCAATTATTAAAAATGGACCTGAGTAATAAGAGGTTTATTGAAAATAAATATAAAGTAAACAATGAATACGTCAGCTTTGCAGACAGTATGCCCTATCTAATCATCGGAGAGGCCTCATTAGAAGATTTAAATGATCGCATGGAGATTCCAGTACCCATGAATAGGTTTCGACCCAATATTGTATTTACAGGAGACAAACCTTTCCTAGAAGATTCGTGGGATAAAATCCAAATTGGCGAAGTGTTTTTCCAGGTCACCAAACCCTGCGCAAGATGTGTGATGACTACAATCGATCAAGACACCGCCACAAAAGGTAAAGAACCATTGAAGACATTGGCAAAATACAGGAAGGTCGATGGGAAAATCCTTTTTGGACAAAACCTAATCGCATTAAATAACGGAAAAATTTCCGTAGGTGATGAAGTAAAGGCTTTGTAA
- the dnaK gene encoding molecular chaperone DnaK, whose amino-acid sequence MGKIIGIDLGTTNSCVAVMEGNEPVVIQNSEGRRTTPSIVAFLDNGNGERKVGDPAKRQAITNPANTISSVKRFMGKKFSEISEDKKHASYKVEKGPNDTVAVKIGDRSYTAQELSAMILQKMKSTAEDFLGQEVSEAVITVPAYFNDSERQATKEAGQIAGLDVKRIINEPTAAALAYGLDKKNADMKIAVFDLGGGTFDISVLELGDGVFEVKSTNGDVHLGGDDFDQVIIDWLAAEFKAEEDIDLKNDPMALQRLKEAAEKAKIELSSSSATEINLPYITATQTGPKHLVRSLSRAKFEQLSDSLVKRSMEPVRKAMADASLSPSDIDEVILVGGSTRIPKIQEEVEKYFGKKPSKGVNPDEVVAIGAAIQGGVLTGEVKDVLLLDVTPLSLGIETMGGVFTKLIESNSTIPTKKSEVFSTAADNQPAVDIHVLQGERSMAKDNRTIGRFQLSDIPPSPRGVPQIEVTFDIDANGILNVSAKDKGTGKEQKIKIEASSGLTEEEIERMKKEAEANAATDKEEKEKIDKINQADSLIFQTEKQLKEFGDKLSEGNKTAVNGALEQLKAAHQSQDLAAIDSGMEALNTAWSAASQEMYSQTQGAEGAAGQPGPDAAADDAGDGVSDVDYEEVNEEDKK is encoded by the coding sequence ATGGGAAAAATTATCGGTATTGATTTGGGTACCACCAACTCATGTGTCGCTGTAATGGAAGGGAATGAGCCTGTTGTCATTCAGAACAGTGAAGGAAGAAGGACCACACCTTCAATAGTGGCATTTTTGGACAATGGAAATGGAGAGAGAAAGGTTGGAGATCCGGCTAAACGTCAAGCGATTACCAATCCTGCAAATACAATTTCTTCTGTTAAGAGATTTATGGGAAAGAAATTTTCTGAAATTTCTGAAGATAAAAAACATGCTTCTTATAAAGTAGAAAAAGGACCTAATGACACTGTAGCAGTTAAAATTGGTGACAGGTCCTACACTGCGCAGGAGCTTTCGGCAATGATTTTACAAAAAATGAAATCTACTGCTGAAGATTTCTTGGGTCAGGAGGTTTCAGAAGCGGTAATTACTGTTCCTGCTTACTTTAATGATTCTGAGAGACAAGCAACCAAAGAGGCGGGTCAAATTGCCGGGCTTGATGTGAAGCGTATCATCAACGAACCTACCGCAGCAGCCCTTGCTTATGGGCTTGACAAGAAAAATGCCGACATGAAGATTGCTGTGTTCGATCTTGGTGGAGGTACTTTTGATATCTCTGTGTTAGAACTAGGTGATGGTGTATTTGAAGTTAAATCTACTAACGGTGATGTTCACCTTGGGGGCGATGACTTTGACCAAGTAATCATTGATTGGCTAGCAGCGGAGTTTAAAGCTGAAGAAGATATTGATCTTAAAAATGATCCAATGGCCCTTCAGCGATTAAAAGAAGCGGCTGAGAAGGCTAAAATTGAACTTTCTAGTTCTTCTGCTACAGAAATTAACTTGCCTTACATTACAGCCACACAGACAGGGCCTAAGCACTTGGTTAGAAGTCTTTCGAGAGCGAAATTCGAGCAACTTTCAGATAGTCTTGTGAAAAGATCTATGGAGCCTGTTCGAAAAGCAATGGCCGATGCTTCCTTGTCTCCATCTGATATTGATGAAGTTATACTTGTTGGAGGGTCAACTCGAATCCCTAAAATTCAAGAGGAAGTAGAGAAGTATTTTGGTAAAAAACCTTCAAAAGGTGTAAACCCTGATGAGGTTGTTGCTATAGGTGCTGCCATCCAAGGAGGTGTGCTTACCGGTGAAGTCAAAGATGTATTGTTACTTGATGTAACACCACTGTCATTGGGTATTGAAACCATGGGAGGAGTGTTCACCAAGTTAATTGAATCTAACTCCACCATACCTACCAAAAAATCTGAAGTATTCTCAACAGCTGCAGACAATCAGCCTGCGGTAGATATTCATGTACTTCAGGGGGAAAGGTCAATGGCTAAAGATAACAGGACTATCGGTAGGTTCCAGTTGTCTGATATACCACCATCCCCAAGAGGAGTTCCTCAAATTGAGGTGACATTTGATATAGATGCCAATGGTATCCTTAATGTTTCTGCCAAAGACAAAGGCACTGGTAAGGAGCAAAAAATTAAAATTGAAGCATCTTCCGGCTTGACTGAAGAAGAAATCGAAAGAATGAAGAAAGAAGCTGAAGCAAATGCTGCTACAGATAAGGAGGAGAAAGAAAAAATCGATAAAATCAATCAGGCGGACAGTTTAATTTTTCAGACAGAAAAACAACTGAAAGAATTCGGAGATAAATTGTCTGAAGGAAATAAAACAGCTGTTAACGGAGCATTGGAACAATTGAAAGCTGCTCACCAAAGTCAAGATTTAGCGGCTATTGATTCTGGAATGGAAGCCTTGAATACTGCTTGGAGCGCCGCTTCTCAAGAAATGTACAGTCAAACTCAAGGTGCTGAAGGAGCTGCCGGTCAGCCGGGACCTGATGCTGCTGCAGATGATGCCGGAGATGGCGTCTCAGATGTGGATTATGAAGAAGTAAACGAAGAAGATAAGAAATAA
- a CDS encoding ATP-binding cassette domain-containing protein, whose amino-acid sequence MKKEEVFFTINDATIQSFGKTVFKGLSFTVENGESWAIIGQSGKERTLFLETILGRTSLVDGRISWPFAREYQERQRKLGLINSYRDLIALVSQKYTFRNKSSQQNFYYQQRFNSAESEDTATVDAFLRSVEIKRKGLWDIAEVVHLFGLEKLRNKSLIKLSNGETRKLAMAEALMKNPKLLLIDMPLVGLDAQTRERFEGILMAIQESGIQIIMTSSANEVPLSVDKIAWIGGGRLSIVDDRDSLIPLENESNSQFYLKPEVFQGLLKRNSLANSTRVIINMHDVTVKYGDKKLLDNVSWKVLPGEKWLIKGHNGAGKSTLISLVLGENPQAYANDIVLFDKKRGTGESIWDIKRPIGFVSAELARYFPVNQTCKKVVASGLFDTMGLFKKLNKDQEILVNRWMEAFQLSHLSELRLTQISLEEQRFCLLARAMIKSPTLLVLDEASQGMDEEQRNRFKATIEYFCDETDLTMLFISHYEEDIPKNINKTIELALGKTIQ is encoded by the coding sequence CAATTCAGTCGTTTGGAAAGACGGTATTTAAAGGGCTAAGTTTTACCGTTGAAAATGGAGAGTCTTGGGCCATTATTGGGCAGTCCGGGAAAGAACGCACATTGTTTTTAGAGACTATATTAGGAAGGACAAGTTTAGTGGATGGTAGAATAAGCTGGCCTTTTGCTAGGGAATACCAAGAAAGACAACGCAAGCTTGGTTTGATCAACAGTTATAGAGATTTGATTGCCTTGGTGTCTCAGAAATACACCTTTAGAAATAAATCTAGCCAACAAAACTTTTATTACCAGCAACGGTTCAATAGTGCTGAATCTGAAGATACAGCCACGGTAGATGCGTTCTTGAGAAGTGTTGAAATTAAAAGAAAAGGCCTTTGGGATATAGCTGAAGTTGTTCATTTATTTGGGCTGGAGAAATTAAGAAATAAATCACTAATCAAACTTTCTAACGGGGAAACCAGAAAATTGGCGATGGCAGAAGCATTGATGAAAAACCCGAAGCTCCTGTTAATTGACATGCCATTGGTAGGTTTAGATGCACAGACAAGGGAGCGTTTTGAGGGGATACTCATGGCCATACAAGAATCAGGAATTCAGATCATCATGACCTCATCTGCCAACGAGGTACCTTTATCTGTTGACAAAATTGCTTGGATAGGTGGAGGAAGGCTATCAATTGTTGATGATAGAGATAGTCTTATACCATTAGAAAACGAGAGCAATTCTCAATTTTATCTTAAACCTGAAGTTTTTCAAGGGTTGCTAAAGAGGAATTCCCTTGCTAATTCAACTCGAGTGATCATAAATATGCATGATGTCACTGTCAAATACGGAGATAAAAAATTGCTTGACAATGTTTCATGGAAAGTTTTACCCGGAGAGAAATGGCTTATAAAAGGGCATAATGGGGCAGGGAAATCAACGCTTATCAGTTTGGTGCTTGGAGAAAATCCTCAAGCATATGCCAATGACATTGTGCTTTTTGATAAAAAAAGAGGTACCGGTGAAAGCATTTGGGATATCAAACGGCCCATAGGTTTTGTGTCGGCGGAGTTGGCAAGGTACTTTCCTGTAAACCAAACTTGTAAAAAAGTGGTGGCCTCTGGTTTATTTGATACCATGGGTTTGTTTAAAAAATTAAATAAAGACCAGGAAATATTGGTAAATCGGTGGATGGAGGCTTTTCAGCTTTCCCATTTAAGTGAGCTTAGGTTAACCCAAATTAGCCTGGAAGAGCAACGTTTCTGTCTCTTGGCTAGAGCAATGATCAAGTCACCAACACTACTGGTTTTAGATGAAGCTTCTCAAGGAATGGATGAAGAACAAAGAAATAGGTTCAAGGCTACCATAGAATATTTTTGTGATGAAACAGACTTGACCATGTTGTTTATAAGTCATTATGAAGAGGATATTCCAAAAAATATTAATAAAACAATTGAGCTAGCCTTAGGAAAAACGATTCAATAA
- a CDS encoding PAS domain-containing sensor histidine kinase translates to MEGAIEFYKEGWSREVIRKAFNKTIETGEPFELDLIIVTHTKKEKWVRAIGQAEYVDGKVVRVYGTFQDIHSRKIAQLKWEEEQNKFKYAIQGTNLGTWEWDIESGATIFSERWAEILGYKLSELEPIDFQTWVDLMDPDDLKVANSKLKSCFEGESEFYDCEFRMTHKDGSKKWIHARGKVITWTENGAPKLMFGTHQDINHSKTKVQEQAILISQAPLAIAMFDREMRYLAVSSKWLLDYNLGDRSVIGKYHYNIFPEIDNFWKEIHKECLGGASRSSKEDKFIRKDGTIQWLKWEVKPWYEETGAIGGVIMYTEDLTEHKLVAEKLNISLDAFQRNFENAGIGMAIVSQEGKWLNVNDKICQMLGYEKDEFRGLTFQELTHSDDLATDLEYLKDIVAGKRQTYQIEKRYIHKQGYEVSAILAVSVVRDSKNTILYFISQLIDISAVKHAENQVSKLLKMTQKQNERLRNFAHIVSHNLRSHSSGMNMLLELLEFEHPDLFKMEIMTLLKKGAVNLTGTIEHLTEIVNINLNESAKKERVDLTKIISKTIESVYPIAQKEAVELICEVPPETFVVGISAYVESIVLNFITNGIKYKSPERDSYLKILVEPHEDDTIGLRFEDNGLGIDLEKNGESLFGMYKTFHRHKDSRGIGLFITKNQIESIGGSVEVESQEGVGTTFSVFLQKE, encoded by the coding sequence ATGGAAGGAGCAATAGAATTTTATAAGGAAGGGTGGAGTAGGGAGGTCATACGTAAGGCTTTTAACAAAACTATTGAGACAGGAGAACCCTTTGAGCTTGATTTAATAATTGTTACCCATACAAAAAAAGAAAAATGGGTGAGGGCTATTGGACAAGCAGAATATGTCGACGGAAAGGTTGTCAGAGTATATGGCACTTTTCAAGATATCCATAGTAGAAAAATTGCCCAATTGAAATGGGAAGAAGAACAAAACAAATTTAAATATGCCATTCAAGGTACAAATCTTGGGACTTGGGAGTGGGATATAGAATCAGGAGCCACCATATTTAGTGAGAGATGGGCTGAAATCCTCGGTTATAAGTTGAGCGAATTGGAGCCTATTGATTTTCAAACTTGGGTGGATCTTATGGATCCTGATGATTTAAAAGTGGCCAATTCAAAATTAAAAAGCTGTTTTGAAGGGGAGTCGGAGTTTTATGACTGCGAGTTTAGGATGACTCATAAGGATGGCTCCAAGAAGTGGATCCATGCCAGGGGAAAAGTAATAACTTGGACAGAAAATGGGGCTCCTAAATTAATGTTTGGTACTCATCAAGATATCAACCATTCCAAAACCAAAGTTCAGGAGCAGGCAATTTTAATCTCTCAGGCCCCATTGGCCATAGCCATGTTCGACAGGGAAATGAGGTATCTTGCTGTGTCCTCAAAGTGGTTATTAGATTATAATTTAGGCGATCGATCTGTAATAGGTAAATACCATTACAATATTTTTCCGGAGATAGATAATTTTTGGAAAGAAATCCATAAAGAGTGCTTGGGAGGGGCTTCCAGATCAAGTAAGGAGGATAAGTTTATAAGAAAGGATGGTACGATTCAGTGGCTCAAATGGGAAGTTAAACCCTGGTATGAGGAGACAGGTGCTATTGGAGGCGTCATTATGTACACTGAAGATTTGACCGAACATAAACTTGTAGCAGAGAAATTAAATATTTCGCTTGATGCCTTTCAAAGAAATTTTGAGAATGCAGGTATTGGTATGGCGATAGTTTCTCAGGAAGGGAAATGGCTCAATGTAAATGACAAAATTTGTCAAATGTTGGGTTATGAGAAAGATGAATTTAGAGGATTGACATTTCAGGAACTTACCCATTCGGATGATTTGGCAACAGACCTAGAGTATCTAAAAGATATCGTTGCAGGAAAACGTCAAACCTATCAAATTGAAAAAAGATACATCCATAAACAAGGATATGAGGTCTCCGCAATATTGGCAGTTTCTGTGGTAAGAGACTCAAAAAACACGATTTTATACTTTATATCTCAACTTATTGATATTTCTGCTGTTAAGCACGCAGAAAATCAAGTGTCTAAATTATTGAAAATGACTCAAAAACAGAATGAGCGTTTGAGAAATTTTGCACATATAGTTTCTCATAATTTACGTTCTCATTCTTCAGGGATGAACATGTTACTAGAGTTACTAGAATTTGAACACCCTGATTTGTTTAAGATGGAAATCATGACTTTGCTGAAAAAGGGTGCAGTAAATCTTACAGGGACGATTGAACACCTGACCGAAATTGTAAATATCAATTTAAATGAGTCTGCAAAGAAAGAACGTGTGGATCTAACCAAAATTATTAGCAAAACAATAGAAAGTGTTTATCCTATTGCACAGAAAGAGGCGGTTGAGTTAATCTGTGAAGTCCCTCCGGAAACTTTTGTGGTTGGTATTTCTGCTTATGTTGAAAGTATTGTGTTAAACTTTATAACGAACGGTATTAAATATAAGTCACCTGAGAGAGATAGTTATTTGAAGATTCTTGTTGAGCCCCATGAGGACGACACTATTGGGCTTCGATTTGAAGACAACGGTTTGGGGATTGATCTTGAAAAAAATGGAGAGTCTTTGTTTGGAATGTATAAGACCTTTCACAGACATAAAGACTCAAGGGGGATAGGTTTGTTTATCACTAAAAACCAAATTGAAAGTATCGGAGGGAGTGTTGAGGTAGAAAGTCAAGAAGGTGTGGGCACTACATTTAGTGTGTTTTTACAGAAAGAATAG
- a CDS encoding porin has translation MKKLFTILTVLFLVPVTFILAQEEQETPSKFSLSGSVDAYFRSNLNAPNKGDAAQAPATSFANLPGFALGMANVIATYEGEKVGFVADLVFGPRGEDAVFGSPMYTGGMAGSSQIVNQLYMYYNVSDVVTLTMGNFNTYLGYEVISPTGNFNYSTSYMFSYGPFSHTGLKADFQLSDNWSFMAAIMNPTDMTEFNFNGSYTLGGQLAYTTDAGGTYLNLLYGDQDGKLDMNTMSAFGPSSMGNTFQIDLTAGYDVTESMYIGLNTTYNTTAAGQMYNGSSIQDATGDGYGFYGVAGYLQFATSDKFSIGARGEYFKVFNDGLDGVVGLNGVGDGRVVAGTLSGNIKISDNFTIIPETRLDMMSDNFFINNDYQSSKNLASFLVAGVFSF, from the coding sequence ATGAAAAAATTATTTACTATTTTAACAGTACTTTTTTTAGTTCCTGTAACATTTATTCTTGCTCAGGAGGAACAAGAAACACCATCAAAATTTTCACTTTCAGGATCTGTTGACGCTTATTTCAGAAGCAATCTTAATGCTCCCAACAAGGGAGATGCTGCACAAGCACCTGCTACTTCATTTGCAAACCTTCCGGGCTTTGCACTAGGTATGGCCAATGTAATTGCTACTTATGAGGGTGAAAAAGTAGGGTTTGTAGCCGATTTGGTATTTGGCCCAAGAGGCGAAGATGCCGTTTTTGGTTCTCCGATGTATACCGGAGGTATGGCTGGTAGTTCTCAGATTGTAAACCAACTGTACATGTATTACAATGTAAGTGATGTAGTAACACTCACCATGGGTAACTTTAACACGTATTTGGGTTACGAGGTTATTTCACCAACAGGAAACTTCAATTATTCTACATCTTACATGTTTTCATATGGTCCGTTCTCACACACCGGTCTTAAAGCAGATTTTCAACTCTCAGACAATTGGTCTTTTATGGCTGCTATAATGAACCCAACTGATATGACAGAGTTTAACTTTAATGGATCATATACTTTAGGGGGGCAACTGGCTTACACTACAGACGCAGGAGGAACTTATTTAAACCTATTGTATGGAGACCAAGATGGCAAATTAGACATGAATACTATGTCAGCTTTCGGCCCTAGCTCTATGGGAAACACCTTCCAAATTGACCTTACAGCCGGATATGATGTAACTGAATCTATGTATATAGGACTAAACACCACTTATAATACTACTGCTGCCGGACAAATGTATAACGGTTCTTCTATTCAAGATGCCACAGGAGATGGTTATGGTTTCTATGGTGTTGCCGGATACCTTCAATTCGCTACCTCTGATAAATTTTCTATTGGAGCTAGAGGAGAATACTTCAAAGTATTCAATGACGGACTGGATGGGGTAGTTGGTTTAAATGGTGTTGGTGATGGCAGAGTTGTGGCAGGCACCCTATCCGGAAACATCAAAATCTCTGATAACTTTACCATTATTCCAGAAACTAGACTAGACATGATGTCTGACAACTTCTTTATCAACAATGATTACCAAAGCTCCAAAAATTTAGCTTCATTCTTGGTGGCAGGCGTATTCTCATTCTAA
- a CDS encoding nucleotide pyrophosphohydrolase: protein MTIEEAQQKVDEWIKTTGVRYFSELTNMAILTEEVGEVARVISRKYGEQSFKESDKDVDLGDEMADVLWVLLCLANQTGVDLTKAFEKNFEKKNTRDIDRHKNNDKLKS, encoded by the coding sequence ATGACCATAGAAGAAGCACAGCAAAAAGTAGATGAATGGATAAAGACTACAGGGGTTCGTTATTTCAGTGAATTAACAAATATGGCCATTTTGACCGAGGAGGTGGGAGAGGTGGCAAGGGTCATTTCCCGAAAATATGGTGAACAATCATTTAAGGAAAGTGACAAAGATGTAGACTTGGGAGATGAAATGGCCGATGTTTTATGGGTTTTGCTCTGTTTAGCCAACCAAACGGGTGTGGACCTGACAAAGGCTTTTGAGAAAAATTTTGAAAAAAAGAATACCCGGGACATAGACAGGCATAAAAACAATGACAAGCTTAAATCATAG
- a CDS encoding co-chaperone GroES produces the protein MQLTSENKLKNLIIVGDRLLIKLKKPNQKTSSGLYLPPGVQEKEKVQQGYIIKAGPGYPIPLPVENDEPWKDPSEEVKYIPLQAKEGDLAVFLLNGAYEVMYEGEKYYIVPQSAILMLEREEEL, from the coding sequence ATGCAGTTAACATCTGAAAATAAACTTAAAAATTTGATTATAGTTGGTGATCGGCTACTTATTAAATTGAAGAAGCCCAACCAAAAAACATCAAGTGGACTTTATCTACCTCCCGGGGTACAGGAAAAAGAAAAAGTCCAACAAGGGTATATCATTAAGGCTGGTCCGGGATATCCCATTCCATTGCCTGTTGAAAATGATGAGCCATGGAAAGATCCAAGTGAGGAAGTAAAATATATCCCTTTACAGGCCAAGGAAGGAGATTTAGCCGTTTTCTTATTGAATGGAGCTTATGAGGTGATGTACGAAGGAGAAAAGTATTATATCGTTCCTCAAAGTGCAATATTGATGTTGGAACGAGAAGAAGAACTGTGA
- a CDS encoding ammonium transporter, which yields MKNILPPLLQVDSSGIDYADAITQNLLTTNNVWMMLATALVFIMHLGFAGVEAGFGQAKNTVNILFKNTVTPIIGILSYGLLGFFLMYPGFDVPGWFGFDGAGWSMFWFSPGSVDVSAEYADAGYTYWTDFLFQAMFAATAATIVSGAIAERVKLWAYLFFTVIFVGIVYPIIGSWKWGGGALDAMGFYDFAGSTLVHSVGGWGALAGVIMVGPRIGKYVNGKTIEKPGSSVPLAVIGVFLLWLGWFGFNGGSVLSADPGLVSFVLVTTSLAACAGGLGGFFAAYIAFKRLDLGMVLNGILAGLVGITAGADVINPIFALLVGFIAGILVVLSAILLDKLKLDDVVGAVSVHLTCGVWGTLAVGIFSTNPEHSVLTQLAGIAICGVVAFFSALAIFFVLKKTIGVRVSEEHEISGLDSHEHGIRGYTIIYDE from the coding sequence ATGAAAAACATTTTACCTCCTTTATTACAAGTTGATTCTAGTGGAATTGACTATGCCGATGCAATCACTCAGAATCTCCTTACAACAAATAATGTATGGATGATGCTAGCCACGGCACTTGTATTTATTATGCACCTTGGCTTTGCTGGTGTAGAAGCTGGCTTTGGTCAAGCCAAAAACACGGTGAATATCCTTTTTAAAAACACCGTAACTCCTATAATAGGCATTTTGTCTTATGGCTTACTTGGATTTTTTCTTATGTACCCTGGATTTGACGTACCAGGATGGTTTGGATTTGACGGCGCCGGATGGAGCATGTTCTGGTTTAGCCCTGGAAGTGTTGACGTAAGCGCTGAGTACGCTGATGCCGGCTATACTTACTGGACAGATTTCCTTTTCCAGGCAATGTTTGCAGCAACTGCAGCAACAATTGTATCAGGAGCTATTGCTGAGAGAGTTAAGCTTTGGGCTTACCTATTCTTCACAGTTATCTTTGTTGGAATCGTTTACCCAATCATAGGAAGCTGGAAATGGGGCGGAGGCGCCTTGGATGCCATGGGTTTCTATGATTTTGCAGGCTCCACATTGGTTCACTCAGTAGGTGGCTGGGGAGCTTTGGCTGGTGTGATCATGGTAGGACCTCGTATCGGTAAATATGTAAATGGTAAAACCATCGAAAAACCAGGGTCTAGTGTTCCTTTGGCAGTAATTGGTGTATTCTTACTTTGGTTAGGATGGTTTGGTTTTAACGGAGGTTCTGTTCTTTCTGCAGACCCTGGATTAGTGTCATTTGTACTTGTTACCACATCCCTTGCTGCTTGCGCCGGTGGACTAGGCGGCTTTTTTGCAGCTTATATTGCCTTTAAGCGACTTGACCTTGGTATGGTTCTGAATGGAATCCTTGCTGGCTTGGTTGGTATCACTGCCGGAGCAGATGTTATCAATCCAATATTTGCCCTATTAGTAGGATTTATCGCCGGTATATTGGTTGTATTGTCTGCCATCCTATTGGATAAACTGAAACTTGATGATGTAGTAGGTGCTGTATCTGTACACCTTACCTGCGGTGTATGGGGAACGTTAGCTGTTGGCATCTTTTCTACCAACCCTGAACATTCTGTATTGACACAATTAGCAGGTATTGCCATTTGTGGTGTAGTCGCTTTCTTCTCTGCCCTTGCCATCTTCTTCGTATTGAAGAAAACCATTGGTGTAAGAGTGTCTGAAGAACACGAAATATCCGGACTTGATAGCCACGAGCATGGCATTAGAGGTTACACCATTATTTATGACGAATAA